ATGAAAAATGTGCTTTGAAGAAAGGTGTCAAGACTGGTTTTATTGCTATACCGACATAACACATAACAGTGTTACAAAATATCTACTGTAAAGATTTTATATAATTTGACTGAATCTGTCCTTCAATACCACAAAAATTAAATAATTATATTTATAAATCAATACTTTTCTCATATACCAATTTTGCAACCATCTATGGGCGCAACTGTAACTACTATCTCTAGTGAATTAAAGCAAATCACAGCCGATTTACATCAGGTGAATCCTTGGACTGGACTAATACGCTTCGGTGTCATTGGTACGATATTTCTCAGTTTGGTGATGTTGGCTTGGTCAGTACAAAATAACAGCTTGTTTGTCATTACAACCATACTAGCTGGCATCTTTTATGCTTTCTTGCTTATTTGTACTCATGATATGGTTCATCAAACTTTGACAGGCTGGGGGTGGTTTGATACTGTAATGCCTAGATTAGTAAGTTGGCCAATGTTTTGGCCTTATAGTATCTATGCAGAACTACACAGTTTGCATCACGGCTGGAATGGGGTTGACTTAAGAGATCCAGAACGAGTGCAGTGGACTTGGCAAGAGTATCAACAAGCACAATCGATTGTACAATGGTATGTGCGTCATCAATGGCTGTGTGATATTTTCATTCTCGGCGGCATTGGGTTAATTATCAAAACTTTTATTATGGGTGTGCGCTTCCAAAAGTTAGTAACGCGGATGCGGCGACAAATACTGTTAGATGTTACTGGGATACTGCTAGTGCATAGTATTATGTTGGCGATCGCAATTTCCCAAGGACAAGTTCTGCGCTACTTATTATTCTGGGTGATTCTTGAACGGGTGATTGGAGTAATAGTCCAGATACGAGATCATTTAGAACATTATGGACTTTGGGTTAAGTTTACCAATCACCAACTAACACAAATTTACGCTTGTCGTAATCTCAAAACTAGTCCTTTAGTTGGCTGGTTAATGGGTGGTTTAGACTACCATGCTGTACATCATGCTTTTCCTGGGATTCCTTTTAACCAGCTTCCAGTAGCATTTACACGTATTCAAGGAGTATTACAAAAACATAATCTTCCTACTATGCAATTAGACTCAGGCTATATCAAGTCAACTTATCGCTTAAGTAATCATCCTTCTTTAATTGGCGAAGCAGATGAAACAATTCCCTTTTGACTGTTGACTGTTGACTGTTGACTGTTTTAAGAAATTGGTTCAAACACCATTTGCGGAATTAATACACCTTCTTGTAATTCACCGACACCCAAGAAATCATTCTCTTGTTGATACACTCGTACTTTACCAATAATTTCTAAACCTAAATCAATACGCTGTCCCTGACACCATCTTTTTGCAGATATATCTGGTAAAGTAACAGACGGTAAATGTTGTAAAGCAGCATCGGCGGAAATTGGTTGAAATTCACCAGCTTGCAGTTGGGATTCCAAGTTTTCCACAGTTAGACTATCGGTTAAATTAAAGCCACTACTATGAGTGCGTCTTAACGCGGCGAGAGTTCCACCTGTATTGAGAACTGCACCTAAATCACGAGCGATCGCTCTTATATATGTACCACTACCACAGGCGATCGCCACATCCAATTCAGGAAAATCCCCCTCTCGCCAAGCCAAAACTTCTACACTAAATATCTCTACCGTCCGCGATGGTACTTCTATAGTCTCCCCCCTACGTGCTAAATCATACAAACGTTTACCATCTATTTGAATAGCACTGTAAATGGGTGGTATTTGTTCAATCTTGCCCGTAAATTTAGATAGTGCTTCTGTCACCTCAGCCAAACTCAATCCCCCACAAACTTCAGAAGTAATCACCTCACCTTGTAAATCATCTGTTGTAGTCTGGACACCAAAGCGAATAGTAGCCTGATAAGCTTTGTCTGTGGGGAGATACTGCAACAATCTTGTAGCTTTACCAACAGCGACAGGTAACACCCCGGTAGCGGCTGGATCTAATGTTCCGGCGTGT
Above is a genomic segment from Nostoc sp. MS1 containing:
- a CDS encoding fatty acid desaturase family protein, with product MGATVTTISSELKQITADLHQVNPWTGLIRFGVIGTIFLSLVMLAWSVQNNSLFVITTILAGIFYAFLLICTHDMVHQTLTGWGWFDTVMPRLVSWPMFWPYSIYAELHSLHHGWNGVDLRDPERVQWTWQEYQQAQSIVQWYVRHQWLCDIFILGGIGLIIKTFIMGVRFQKLVTRMRRQILLDVTGILLVHSIMLAIAISQGQVLRYLLFWVILERVIGVIVQIRDHLEHYGLWVKFTNHQLTQIYACRNLKTSPLVGWLMGGLDYHAVHHAFPGIPFNQLPVAFTRIQGVLQKHNLPTMQLDSGYIKSTYRLSNHPSLIGEADETIPF
- the truB gene encoding tRNA pseudouridine(55) synthase TruB is translated as MQGFINLDKQFGWTSHDCVARLRKLLRLKRVGHAGTLDPAATGVLPVAVGKATRLLQYLPTDKAYQATIRFGVQTTTDDLQGEVITSEVCGGLSLAEVTEALSKFTGKIEQIPPIYSAIQIDGKRLYDLARRGETIEVPSRTVEIFSVEVLAWREGDFPELDVAIACGSGTYIRAIARDLGAVLNTGGTLAALRRTHSSGFNLTDSLTVENLESQLQAGEFQPISADAALQHLPSVTLPDISAKRWCQGQRIDLGLEIIGKVRVYQQENDFLGVGELQEGVLIPQMVFEPIS